The nucleotide sequence CGGCCGGGCTCCGCGCATTCCGGCCTGGAGAGATCGTTCCAGCCGAGGCCGCGGCGGTGCTGCAAGGGATTCACACCCACTGCACCTACAACGATCTGGCTGAACTATGCTTGGCCATCCGGGCCGGTGCCGCCTATGTGCTCACCAACCCGGACCGAGCCCTGCCGCACACGAGGGGACTGATTCCCGGCGCCGGATCGATCGGAGCGCTCATTGAAACGGCCACCGGCGTCGCGCCTCTTGTGATTGGGAAACCCCAAGGGCGCATGATGGAACAAGCCCTCGGCCTGCTCGGTCTTCCTAAAGAAGAGGTGGTCGTGGTGGGGGACAACTTGGACACCGACATTCTGGCCGGCCACAGGGCTGGCCTTGACACCGTTCTCGTGTTGACCGGGTATTCCCGCCGAGAAGATCTTGCGTCTGCCGCCGTTTCCCCCACCTGGGTACTGGACGATCTCACTCAATGGTTTGCGTAGACGGTGTGAGTCATCTTTTCCACGTCTTCAGGATTGTCGGTTTGCTTCCACTGCGCGGTGGAGCGGAGCAGCCATTGGGTAAAATCCCGCCCGGACAGGGCCTCGCATAGGAAAAGGCCGATCTGAACCGGGAGTTCCTGTTGGCCGCCCATGTGTTCTTGCAGTTTTTGAATCGCTTGAATCACTCGGGACTGTTCAATTTCTGCACTCACGGCGTCGAACAACCGGCGCCCTTCTTCCGTCAGGTGCACCTCGGTGACCCGTTCGTCTTCTTGATTCGACCGAGTGGTCACAAGCCCCAATTGTTCTAATTTCGCAACATTGTGGAAAGCGCTCGAAATGTGCCAAAGTCCGCGCTGGGCGATGGTGGATATGGAAACCCCATCTTCCTGATACAACAGACTCAGCAAATGAAGCTGGGATCCCGTCAGGTGATAGGGTCGTGCAATGCGGCGCAGGTCGTCGTCCAACGCCTTGGATAAGCTTCGGATCAGGTTAAACGTCAGATGGACATCGGCCCATCGGTGCATGAACAAGCACCTCCTCGTGAAATCTACACCTGTGCGATCGTTTCTGAGGCAAAGGGTCTTTCCATATCAATCTATGCTCTCATAGCAATTCGAGATGTCTTTCGTTTTTAAGCCCGTACCTCGATGAAAGGATTGAGGCTGTGAGACCCGCTGTGTTCCTCGACCGCGATGGCGTGATCAACCCATATGTAGCCCATATTCATCGCGTCGGGGAATTTCCCCTGCTCCCGGGGGTCGGTGCGGCCATCCGGCGCCTCAACGATGCCGGCTTATGGGTGTTTGTGGTGACGAATCAGGGCGGCGTCGGATTGGGGTATATGGACGAAAAGGATGTGCGCAGCGTGCACCGCTGGATGCGCCAGCGCCTCACCGCCGAAAAAGCGCGGATCGACGCCATTCGGTTTTGCCCCCATGCGCCGCAGAGCGGGTGTTCTTGCCGAAAGCCGGCCCCTGGGATGCTGCTGGACCTGATGCGCGCCTACCCCGTGGACCCGGAGCTGAGCTTTATCGTCGGGGACCGAGAATCGGACGTGGAGGCGGGACATCGCGCCGGGATTCGCGCGGTCCGCATCGGCGACGGACCGACTCGGGCGGAATTTCGAGCTCCCGACCTCCCCGCGGCCGTTAACCTTATTTTAACGTATCATCTTGTAAAACGGGAAATGAAAATCAAGAGATGATTGATCGGTAAAATGTGGTATATCCAACCGTCAAGGAGCGTGAAAAATATGCGAAAAGCCAGAGATTCTCTCGGAGAAGTGATGATCGACGATGCAGCCTATTACGGTGCCCAAACCGCCCGGGCGGTAAAAAATTTTCCGATCAGCGGGATGCGGCTGCCTCGGGAGTTTATCCGGGCCCAGGCGCTGATTAAAGGAGCGGCTGCCCTGGCCAATCGAGATTTGGGGCGGCTGGAGCCCGAGGTGGCCGATGCCATCGTCAACGCGGCCCAGGAAGTGGCCGAGGGCCGGTGGGACGATCATTTTGTCGTAGACGTTTATCAGGCGGGTGCGGGGACGTCCCAGAACATGAACGCCAACGAGGTGATCGCCAATCGGGCCTGTGAGTGGCTGGGGGCGGAAAAAGGCAGGACCGACCTCGTTCACCCGAACGATCACGTGAACATGGGGCAATCCACCAACGATACGATCCACACCGCGTTGCACCTGGCGGCCTACGAATCGGTGCACACCCGGCTGATTCCCAGTGTGTCGGCGCTCATTGCAGCCTTTCGAAAAAAACAGGAACAGTATAAGGATGTGGTGAAACTCGGGCGGACCCACCTCCAAGATGCAGTTCCCATTCGGGTCGGCCAGGAAATCGGGGGATGGGCCGGGGCACTGGAGGCGCGTCTGAAGGACGTGCGCCACGCGGCGGACGGGCTTTTGGCGGTTGGGATCGGCGGGACGGCGGTGGGTACCGGGCTGAACGCCGGCCCGCAGTTTCCCGGAAAGGTGCTGGAGAGGCTGCGGGAATGGACGGGTTACCCCTGGCGGGAGCCCGAGGACCGATTTGCCTTCATGCAAAATACGGACGCCGTGGCCGCGCTGAGCGGCTCCTTGCGGGGGCTGGCCTTGTCCCTAGGGAAAATCGCGGATGATCTCCGGCTGCTCAGTTCCGGCCCCCGGGGCGGCTTGGCCGAGTTCCGGCTGCCGGCGGTGCAACCTGGCTCTTCCATCATGCCGGGCAAAGTGAATCCGGTGATGGCTGAAATGATGAACATGATCGTGTATCAAGTGATCGGCTGTGACGCCTGCGTGGCGGCCGCCACCGCCGGCGCCCAACTGGAACTAAACGTGATGATGCCGGTGATTGCCTGGAATGTCCTGCACGCCATTCGCATCCTGGGAACGGGGTGTGAAGCATTCCGGGTGCGTTGTATTGAAGGCTTGGAGGTGGATCAAGACCAGTGTCGCCACTGGGTGGAGCGGAGCACCGCTTTGGCGACGGCACTCAACCCGGTGATCGGTTATGACCGGGCGGCGGAGTTGGCAAAAAGAGCCTATCAGGAGGGCCGGACGGTGCGAGAGGTGGCGGAAGCCAGCGGCTGGGTGAGTGCCGAGGATATAAATCGTCTGATGGATCTACACCGGATGACCGACCCCACGGTGTGAGAAACGAAAAATCGGCGGGCGGCGGAACGAACCGTTCTCCGTGGATGGTTTTTGGCGCCGGGACCCGGTGAGCCCACTTCTGGACTCTCCGGACCCTGTCGGCGGTTCTCTCATAGACTGGTGTTGAACGTCACCAGCCCAGGAGGGAGAACCGATGGAGGACCAACGGAGCGCGAAGGACAACGAGGGTCAGAAGAATCAAAGTGCTGAGGAGTGGCTCGGGGGATCTCCCGCTCCCGTACCGATGCCCGCCGCCTGGACAGAGCCGGTGGAATCCGAGACGCCGATGTGGCGGCATGGATATGGGTTCGACGGGGATCAAGGGGCCAGCTATCCGTCTCCTGGACTGCCGGGTCAGGTGCCGGATGAGTTGCTTTACGGGGGGCCGGGGCCGGGGGATGAGTGCGGCGCCTGTCGGCAGATGTACGTCCCGCCGGCGGGGACGCCTGGGGCACCTGGCGCCCCCTGGGCCCCGTATGGGACGGCGGGCATGTTGCCCGGCATTCTTCCGCCGTTAGTGGAGTCAGTGCTCCCGGGCCAGGTGTCTCCCGGGGGTACCGGCGCTCCCATGCCCGGGCAGCCCGGTTATGTCCCCGGTGCCCCGGGTGCGCCGTCCGGAATGCCGGGAGGTCCAGGAGGATACCCCGGGTTGCCAGGGACCGGATACCCAGGGGCAGCGGGCTATCCCGGGGGAGGCGCGCCCATGGGCGGCCTGCCGATTCCTCCGATCATACCGGGGTTGCCAAGCGGTGTGCCCGGAATGCCGGGGGCTCCCGGTGCCGGGGTGCCAAGCGCTGGAGCGCCTGGAGTGGGGGCGCCGGGGATGCCCGGTGTTGGCACGCCCGGGATTCCGGGGATGCCCGGGGGCGGGATGATGCCGTATATGTTCGGGGGACCGGGAATGGGCATGCCGGGGGCGCCCGGTGTCGGTATGCCGCCCGGGGGGCCGGGGGCAGGGACACCCGGAATGTCCGGGACCGGGAGCCCGTCTCCGGACGGTTGGGGATTTCCTCCCCTTGAAACGGGCTGGGTCCCTCGAGAACCTCTTGGTTACCTCGAACAATACCCCGTACCC is from Kyrpidia tusciae DSM 2912 and encodes:
- a CDS encoding class II fumarate hydratase, which codes for MRKARDSLGEVMIDDAAYYGAQTARAVKNFPISGMRLPREFIRAQALIKGAAALANRDLGRLEPEVADAIVNAAQEVAEGRWDDHFVVDVYQAGAGTSQNMNANEVIANRACEWLGAEKGRTDLVHPNDHVNMGQSTNDTIHTALHLAAYESVHTRLIPSVSALIAAFRKKQEQYKDVVKLGRTHLQDAVPIRVGQEIGGWAGALEARLKDVRHAADGLLAVGIGGTAVGTGLNAGPQFPGKVLERLREWTGYPWREPEDRFAFMQNTDAVAALSGSLRGLALSLGKIADDLRLLSSGPRGGLAEFRLPAVQPGSSIMPGKVNPVMAEMMNMIVYQVIGCDACVAAATAGAQLELNVMMPVIAWNVLHAIRILGTGCEAFRVRCIEGLEVDQDQCRHWVERSTALATALNPVIGYDRAAELAKRAYQEGRTVREVAEASGWVSAEDINRLMDLHRMTDPTV
- a CDS encoding HAD-IIA family hydrolase, whose amino-acid sequence is MSKNLHEKRGVIVDLDGTLYRGDRAIPSAVSWYQTISRSTDVVFVTNNSMYSPERVASRLRNMGFPADKQRVLTSAVAAAAYAAEVWKHEPILVLGEEGLWQAVSSAGLRAFRPGEIVPAEAAAVLQGIHTHCTYNDLAELCLAIRAGAAYVLTNPDRALPHTRGLIPGAGSIGALIETATGVAPLVIGKPQGRMMEQALGLLGLPKEEVVVVGDNLDTDILAGHRAGLDTVLVLTGYSRREDLASAAVSPTWVLDDLTQWFA
- a CDS encoding D-glycero-alpha-D-manno-heptose-1,7-bisphosphate 7-phosphatase, coding for MRPAVFLDRDGVINPYVAHIHRVGEFPLLPGVGAAIRRLNDAGLWVFVVTNQGGVGLGYMDEKDVRSVHRWMRQRLTAEKARIDAIRFCPHAPQSGCSCRKPAPGMLLDLMRAYPVDPELSFIVGDRESDVEAGHRAGIRAVRIGDGPTRAEFRAPDLPAAVNLILTYHLVKREMKIKR
- a CDS encoding MarR family winged helix-turn-helix transcriptional regulator — its product is MHRWADVHLTFNLIRSLSKALDDDLRRIARPYHLTGSQLHLLSLLYQEDGVSISTIAQRGLWHISSAFHNVAKLEQLGLVTTRSNQEDERVTEVHLTEEGRRLFDAVSAEIEQSRVIQAIQKLQEHMGGQQELPVQIGLFLCEALSGRDFTQWLLRSTAQWKQTDNPEDVEKMTHTVYANH